The Paenibacillus yonginensis genome segment GTGGTTTAGAGTTTCGTGCTGCCCAAAATCAAAAACAACCGATGCGGGAGGCATCGGCTGTTAGATTGCTGGTTTCATTCATACGGCGTAGAACCGCTTGTTGTAAAAATTTTAAGAAGGCGATTCCAAAATTATTCCAAATTGGCATGGTTGCCGTACATCCCCGTGCCGTTCAATCCTTTGAGCTGCATGATCCGCAGGATAACGGCATCGTAGAAGAGCAGCAGGGTTTGCTCAAACAAGGAGCCCATTGGCTGGAGTGTCAGGGTTCCTGCGCCTTGATCCTGCTCGCTCCGGTCCTTAACAGCCCCGGGAAGTTTAACGACCAGGTCGCTGATTGAACCGAGGGAAGAATCCGGATTAATCGTAACAGCAGCCACAGAAGCTTTAGCCGCTTTGGCTTTGCTTGCCATCAGGACCAGACTGGCGGTCTCGCCGGAGCCGGAGCCGATGATCAGCAGATCCCGCTCCGTAATTCCAGGCGTAACCGTCTCGCCTACCACATAAGCCGGAATGCCGGCATGCATAAGGCGCATGGCAAAGGCCCGGCCCATCAAGCCCGAGCGGCCAGCCCCGGCCAGAAACACCTGCTCTGAACGCATGACCGTCTCAGCCAGCTCCGTTATGGAGCTGTCAGCGATCAGCTGTGCCGACTGCTCCAGTTCGCTGGCGATCAGCCGGGCCAAATGAGAAGAGGCGTTCATGGTTACGCCTGCCTCACGAGCTTTTGAATTTCCGCTGCCGCTGCTTTCCGGTCGTCTGCGCCGGTGATTCCGCCGCCTACGATGACCAGATCCGGTCCGGCGCTGACTACCTCGGCAATCGTATCCAGCTTGATGCCGCCGGCGATAGCTGTTTTGGCTTGCTTCACTACGCCCTTGATCGTACGCAAGTCTTCAAACGAGTTCATTCCCGCAGCCTGGTGGTCATAACCGGAGTGTACGCAGATAAAATCAACACCAAGCGCGTCTACTTCTTTGGCACGTTCGGCCAGATTTTTGACATTGATCATGTCCACCAGAATCCGAGCGCCTTGCTTCTTCGCTTCCGCTACCGCACCGCTGATCGTCAAGTCGTCGGCTACGCCAAGGATCGTAACGATCCCGGCACCGGCTTCAGCCGCTTTCATGACCTCGTATCCGCCCGCATCCATCACCTTAAGGTCGGCAAGGACCGTCAGGTTGGGGAAAGCTTCTTTAACCGCCTTAACAGCGTGCAAACCTTCGTTGATAATAACGGGAGTTCCGATTTCAACGATATCAATATATTCAGCAACCTCGGCGACAACTTCCTTTGCGCCTGTAATATCCACCAGATCGAGTGCCAATTGAAGTTCCATGTATACATTCGCTCCTTTAATGCTAAGATTCTCCTGACCGATAGGGTCCCTGAGTCGAGACGCCTGCATACGGCTGGATAGGCTCTATTATTATCGATCCGCTTCTTTCGCGAAAGTAGGCACTTTGCCGTCAGGTAGTCACCTGCAGGTGACTAATGGCGGTTTATCAGGCCCTTGTGGGGAAATGAAATTGGGTCCCAAACCTAGTTCTGGCACATTAGTTTCCTTTTGATGCTAAGTGCTAGATGGAAAGTAAGTGTAAATGATATACTGATAGAAGGGAGGTGTCGAATTTGGCTAACGAGCTGAAGGAACGGATTAATCTCAAGGAGATTAACTGTGAGAAGGAATTAACCCTTGCCGTGATCGGCGGGAAATGGAAATTGATCATTTTGTGGCATCTCGGTCTGGAAGGCACCAAACGGTTTGGGGAGCTGAAGAAGCTGATTCCGAACATTACACAAAAAATGCTGACCAACCAGCTTCGTGAGCTGGAGGATGACAAGCTGATCAGCCGCAAGGTGTATCCGGAGGTCCCTCCGCGCGTCGAGTATTCCATGACGGAATACGGCACGAGCCTGATGCCGGTGCTGAGATCGATGTATGAGTGGGGCAAACACTACGGGGAAGCCGTAGTCTGGAACGGATCTGCAGAGGCGCCATCAGCCGGGGACTCGGCCCAGGAATCCATCTCGTCACCAGAGCCTGTGGCCGCTGCGGTTAGTGAATAAATGGAAATGCTCCAAAGACATACAAAGCCGCACGCCAATTGGCGTGCGGCTGTTTTTGATTTCATGTGGATCAGATCAGACCAGATCAGATCCGGCGAAACGTGTTAGCCGGCATCCCCGCTGTCTCCGCCGGCTTCCTCGCCGTACCACAGCTGGCGGAAGCTGTCGCTGGTCTCCAGCAGCTGCTCGGCCGTACCGGAGGCTTCAATCGTGCCGTTCTTCAGCACGATAATGCGGTCGGCATGAGCCAGCGCGGCTTTGCGGTGCGAGACGACGAGGCAGGTGGCCTCGCCGCGTTCGCGGAACAGCCGCTCCCAAAGCTTGCGCTCCGTCTCGACATCCAGCGCGCTGGATAGGTCGTCGAAGACGTACAGCTCAGCGTCGCGGACAAGCATGCGCGCGGCCGCGGTTCGCTGGGCCTGCCCGCCGGACAGCTTGACGCCGCGCGGTCCGACCAGGGTGTCGAGTCCGTGCTCCAGCCGGGCGACGTCTTCCTCAAGCACGGCGGCATGCAGCGCGCCGGCCAGGCTGCTCTGCTCGGGCGGAAGGCCGAGCAGGATGTTGTTGCGCAGCTTATCACTGTACAGCCGCGGAATTTGCGCCGTGTAGGCACTCTGCGGCGGCACAAAGAAGTCGGCCGGCTTCTCGACCCGCCGGCCGTTCCAGCGGATCTCCCCGCTGCTTGCCGGCAGCAGGCCGAGCAGGGCGCGGAGCAGCGTTGTTTTGCCGGAACCGATCATCCCTGTGATGACGGTGAAAGAACCGCGCTCCAGCTCCAGGTCAATGTCTTGAATGCCCCGGCCGGTCTCCGGATACCTATAACTCAGGCCCCTGGCCTCCAGCTTGTGGAGCGGCCCCAACTGAAGGCCGTTTGGCACCGAGGCTTCAGCCTTGCCCGGGACAAGCCCGTGTTTGGGCTCTACAGCCGCCGTTTGTGCAGTTTCGTTCTGCCGGCTGCTGCGTCCGCCCCAGTTGCGGCCCGGCTTGCCGATTCCGATATAAGCTGCGGCGCTGAGCAGGGAAGCGGGCGCCCCTTGAAGCATGTTTTTCAGTCGGCCAAAGCTGACTGTCATTTGTTTATAGTAGGTCATAAAGTTGCCCAGATTGGAGATCAGCTGGGTCACGAACGTCAAATAATAGACGAACAAAGACAAATCGCCGACACTGAAAGTCCCGCTGCGCATTTTGTAGCCGGCCAGCACCAGAATGACGCCGGTACCCAGGTTAACGGAGTTGGTGAAGACCGACGACAAGGCTTCGGTGATCAGCTTATCCTTCACCATCGTTTGGCGGCGGCGGTCGCTAAGCTCCACGAAACGGCGCACCACCCGGGATTCCGCTCCTGCAACCTGGATGGCCTGCACATTGGAGAACATCTCGCTGATCGAGCTGGTGACTCTTGCAGTGGCTTCGCGGCTGGCCGCACGGTATTTCTGAATGCGTGCTGTCGCGATTTGCGCGGCAGCTACGACAATCACCAGCGGCACGAAGACAAATAACGTCATCTGTGCGTCGATGGAAATCAGAATGTATCCGGCCACGATGGCGAAGCCGACAAGTCCAAGCGAGTCCACCGACCAGCTGATCGCTTCCTCCGTCTGGTCGATGTCATCACGGAAGTTGCTGATCGCTTCGCCTGGCGAGCAGGGGATCGCTCTTGCGCCAGGTTCGTTCAGCACATGGGCCAGCATGTTGCGCCGGACCAGCATGCTGGTCCGGAACCGGAAATGAACATCGGTCAGGAAGCCGCAGGCAATGACGCCCATCCGCCC includes the following:
- the hxlB gene encoding 6-phospho-3-hexuloisomerase, which produces MNASSHLARLIASELEQSAQLIADSSITELAETVMRSEQVFLAGAGRSGLMGRAFAMRLMHAGIPAYVVGETVTPGITERDLLIIGSGSGETASLVLMASKAKAAKASVAAVTINPDSSLGSISDLVVKLPGAVKDRSEQDQGAGTLTLQPMGSLFEQTLLLFYDAVILRIMQLKGLNGTGMYGNHANLE
- the hxlA gene encoding 3-hexulose-6-phosphate synthase; this translates as MELQLALDLVDITGAKEVVAEVAEYIDIVEIGTPVIINEGLHAVKAVKEAFPNLTVLADLKVMDAGGYEVMKAAEAGAGIVTILGVADDLTISGAVAEAKKQGARILVDMINVKNLAERAKEVDALGVDFICVHSGYDHQAAGMNSFEDLRTIKGVVKQAKTAIAGGIKLDTIAEVVSAGPDLVIVGGGITGADDRKAAAAEIQKLVRQA
- a CDS encoding winged helix-turn-helix transcriptional regulator — encoded protein: MANELKERINLKEINCEKELTLAVIGGKWKLIILWHLGLEGTKRFGELKKLIPNITQKMLTNQLRELEDDKLISRKVYPEVPPRVEYSMTEYGTSLMPVLRSMYEWGKHYGEAVVWNGSAEAPSAGDSAQESISSPEPVAAAVSE
- a CDS encoding ABC transporter ATP-binding protein, with translation MKTRHFFIRLLSLHPVIYLANLLAWTLVHMSLLIPGLITKQYFDQLEAHTNLGYGVWALAALLIGAALGRMGVIACGFLTDVHFRFRTSMLVRRNMLAHVLNEPGARAIPCSPGEAISNFRDDIDQTEEAISWSVDSLGLVGFAIVAGYILISIDAQMTLFVFVPLVIVVAAAQIATARIQKYRAASREATARVTSSISEMFSNVQAIQVAGAESRVVRRFVELSDRRRQTMVKDKLITEALSSVFTNSVNLGTGVILVLAGYKMRSGTFSVGDLSLFVYYLTFVTQLISNLGNFMTYYKQMTVSFGRLKNMLQGAPASLLSAAAYIGIGKPGRNWGGRSSRQNETAQTAAVEPKHGLVPGKAEASVPNGLQLGPLHKLEARGLSYRYPETGRGIQDIDLELERGSFTVITGMIGSGKTTLLRALLGLLPASSGEIRWNGRRVEKPADFFVPPQSAYTAQIPRLYSDKLRNNILLGLPPEQSSLAGALHAAVLEEDVARLEHGLDTLVGPRGVKLSGGQAQRTAAARMLVRDAELYVFDDLSSALDVETERKLWERLFRERGEATCLVVSHRKAALAHADRIIVLKNGTIEASGTAEQLLETSDSFRQLWYGEEAGGDSGDAG